A genomic window from Sphingobacterium sp. BN32 includes:
- a CDS encoding alpha/beta hydrolase: MHQKNILQAGNTSNAKKALIMLHGRGGSAQDILSLAEHLNVKDYLLLAPQATNHTWYPHSFMAEVASNQPYLDSALALVSETVKEALSQGIEAENIYFLGFSQGACLTLEYVARHAQRYGGAVAFTGGLIGDEIYKENYQGDFAGTPIFIGTSDPDFHVPVSRVQESTRLLEEMGAQVTEKIYPGMPHTIVADEIEVVNEIVFRY; encoded by the coding sequence ATGCATCAGAAAAATATATTACAGGCAGGGAATACCAGCAATGCAAAGAAGGCTTTGATTATGCTACATGGACGAGGAGGTTCGGCACAGGATATTTTATCCCTTGCCGAGCATCTAAACGTCAAGGATTACCTGCTGCTAGCGCCACAGGCGACAAATCATACCTGGTATCCGCATTCTTTTATGGCGGAGGTTGCTTCAAATCAGCCTTACCTGGATTCGGCTCTAGCGTTAGTATCCGAGACGGTAAAAGAAGCGTTGTCCCAGGGTATAGAAGCGGAGAATATCTATTTCCTAGGCTTCTCGCAAGGAGCCTGCTTGACGCTAGAGTATGTAGCAAGACATGCCCAACGCTACGGCGGAGCCGTAGCCTTCACAGGAGGCCTAATCGGCGATGAGATTTACAAGGAGAACTACCAAGGTGATTTCGCCGGAACGCCAATTTTTATCGGTACCAGCGATCCGGACTTCCATGTACCCGTAAGCCGCGTGCAGGAAAGCACAAGGTTACTGGAAGAGATGGGCGCCCAAGTAACTGAGAAGATTTATCCGGGAATGCCGCATACGATAGTGGCGGATGAGATAGAGGTTGTTAATGAAATTGTGTTCAGATATTAG
- the gdhA gene encoding NADP-specific glutamate dehydrogenase, producing MSLNLKNFIKNVELRNPNEPEFLQAVTEVIEDLIPYINEHRPDFADLRILERMVEPERALSFRVAWMDDKNQIQVNRGYRVQMNSAIGPYKGGLRFAPDVNLSILKFLAFEQVFKNSLTSLPIGGGKGGSDFDPKGKSDNEIMRFCQSFMTELYRHIGAETDVPAGDIGVGTREVGYLFGQYKRIQNNFTGVLTGKGPQWGGSYIRPEATGYGLLYFVQCVLDYNNESIEGKVISISGAGNVAYYAAEKGIQLGAKVITLSNSTGTLYDKEGLTLEKLAYIATLGRDLAKFTKKYPSATFHAKENPWQFKCDIALPCATQNEINEADAKKLVKNGCTIVAEGANMPSTAGAIKVYDAAKIHFGPGKAANAGGVAVSGLEMSQNAIGQQWNHEKVDHRLKLIMQNIHKTCVRYGKEPNGYVNYLKGANIGGFIKVAEAMKAQGVV from the coding sequence ATGTCCCTAAACCTTAAGAATTTTATCAAGAACGTTGAGCTGCGTAATCCGAACGAGCCGGAATTCCTACAGGCGGTAACCGAGGTAATTGAAGATTTAATCCCTTACATCAATGAGCATAGACCAGACTTTGCGGATTTGCGAATCCTAGAGCGTATGGTTGAGCCTGAGCGTGCACTCTCCTTTCGTGTCGCTTGGATGGATGACAAGAATCAAATCCAGGTTAATAGAGGGTATCGCGTGCAGATGAACTCGGCGATTGGCCCTTACAAAGGTGGTTTGCGCTTTGCGCCGGATGTGAACTTGAGCATATTAAAATTCTTAGCATTTGAACAGGTATTTAAAAACAGTTTGACGAGCCTGCCAATCGGCGGTGGCAAAGGTGGATCAGACTTCGACCCAAAAGGCAAGTCGGACAATGAAATCATGCGCTTTTGCCAAAGCTTTATGACCGAACTATACCGTCATATCGGTGCAGAAACGGATGTTCCTGCTGGCGATATCGGTGTTGGAACGAGAGAAGTCGGCTATCTATTTGGACAGTATAAACGTATTCAAAATAATTTTACCGGTGTTTTAACTGGTAAAGGCCCCCAATGGGGCGGTTCCTACATCCGTCCGGAAGCGACAGGTTATGGTCTACTCTACTTCGTTCAATGTGTATTAGATTACAATAACGAATCTATCGAAGGAAAAGTGATTTCTATCTCTGGAGCGGGAAATGTGGCCTATTATGCTGCAGAAAAAGGCATTCAGCTAGGCGCTAAAGTGATTACACTATCCAATAGCACTGGAACGCTGTATGATAAAGAGGGGTTGACCTTGGAGAAATTAGCCTACATCGCAACATTAGGACGCGACTTAGCGAAATTCACAAAGAAATATCCATCTGCAACCTTCCATGCAAAAGAAAATCCTTGGCAGTTTAAATGTGATATTGCATTACCATGTGCAACGCAGAATGAGATCAACGAAGCGGATGCAAAGAAGTTGGTTAAAAACGGCTGTACCATTGTCGCTGAAGGTGCAAATATGCCATCAACTGCTGGTGCTATCAAGGTTTATGATGCTGCGAAAATACATTTTGGACCGGGCAAAGCTGCGAACGCCGGTGGAGTGGCGGTATCTGGATTGGAAATGTCGCAAAATGCTATCGGACAGCAATGGAACCATGAGAAAGTGGATCATCGCTTAAAACTGATTATGCAAAACATCCATAAAACATGTGTGCGATATGGCAAGGAGCCGAACGGATATGTTAATTACCTGAAGGGCGCAAATATCGGTGGCTTTATCAAAGTTGCCGAAGCCATGAAGGCTCAAGGAGTGGTTTAA
- the mnmE gene encoding tRNA uridine-5-carboxymethylaminomethyl(34) synthesis GTPase MnmE, whose translation MSFTHSQDTIVALATSPGVNGAIAVIRLSGPEAVAITDSVFRGKDLSKQASHTIHFGTIRDGDQVIDEVLVSLFIAPHSYTKENVVEISTHNSKYIIERILTLLMKKGARAAKAGEFTLRAFLNGGLDLSQAEAVADLIASNSAASHQIAMQQMRGGFSNQLKQLREDLVHFASLIELELDFAEEDVEFANRDQLRILIEKIYQVIGRLIQSFEQGNVLKNGVPVVIAGKPNVGKSTLLNALLNDERAIVSDIAGTTRDTIEDEINIHGVTFRFIDTAGIRQTEDVIEAKGVERTMEKMKQARLIIYLFDPTQDHIAAVQQQIKEVEVLQIPFVTIINKSDLLSEDQRAEYAVLNPIYISAKQQQGIEELKDELLNQVNLSQINTDDTIVTNIRHLEALQHTREALEKVLFGIDNPITSDFLAMDIRQALHHLGEITGTVTTDDLLENIFSKFCIGK comes from the coding sequence ATGTCATTTACGCATTCTCAAGATACAATTGTCGCGTTGGCGACTTCTCCAGGGGTTAATGGTGCTATTGCTGTGATTCGTTTGTCGGGTCCGGAGGCTGTGGCTATTACGGACTCTGTTTTTAGGGGGAAGGATTTGAGCAAACAGGCTTCGCATACGATTCACTTCGGTACTATCCGTGATGGTGATCAGGTGATTGATGAGGTACTTGTATCTTTGTTTATTGCGCCGCACTCGTATACGAAAGAAAATGTTGTGGAGATTTCTACGCATAACTCGAAGTACATCATTGAGCGTATTTTGACGTTGTTGATGAAGAAAGGGGCGAGGGCAGCGAAGGCTGGGGAGTTTACTCTTCGTGCATTTTTAAATGGCGGATTGGATTTGTCGCAGGCGGAAGCCGTGGCCGATCTGATTGCTTCGAATTCTGCAGCGTCGCATCAGATTGCTATGCAGCAGATGCGTGGTGGTTTCTCGAATCAGCTAAAGCAGTTGCGTGAGGATCTAGTACACTTTGCATCTTTAATCGAGTTGGAACTGGATTTCGCGGAAGAGGATGTGGAATTTGCTAATCGCGATCAGTTACGAATTCTGATCGAGAAGATCTATCAGGTGATCGGGCGTTTGATCCAATCGTTCGAGCAGGGTAATGTCTTGAAGAATGGTGTGCCGGTGGTTATTGCCGGAAAGCCTAATGTAGGGAAATCGACGCTGTTGAATGCCTTATTGAATGATGAACGTGCGATAGTATCGGATATTGCCGGTACAACACGCGATACAATTGAAGATGAGATCAATATACATGGCGTTACTTTTCGTTTTATAGATACCGCCGGTATTCGCCAGACGGAAGATGTAATCGAAGCGAAAGGAGTGGAGCGGACGATGGAGAAAATGAAGCAGGCACGCTTGATTATCTATCTTTTCGACCCTACGCAAGATCATATTGCCGCCGTGCAGCAGCAAATTAAAGAAGTGGAAGTACTCCAAATTCCATTTGTGACGATTATTAATAAGAGTGATCTTCTCTCCGAAGATCAACGCGCTGAATATGCAGTGCTAAACCCAATCTATATTTCCGCAAAACAACAGCAGGGTATTGAAGAGCTGAAAGATGAGCTGCTGAATCAGGTTAATCTTTCGCAAATTAATACGGATGATACGATAGTGACGAATATTCGTCACTTGGAAGCTCTGCAACATACTCGAGAGGCTCTGGAGAAGGTGTTGTTTGGAATTGATAATCCAATTACCTCGGATTTCCTGGCGATGGATATTAGACAAGCGCTTCACCATTTGGGTGAGATTACCGGGACAGTTACTACGGATGATTTGCTGGAGAATATATTTAGTAAGTTTTGTATCGGGAAGTAA
- a CDS encoding TIGR00730 family Rossman fold protein: MSNKFVREEISFLKGARGRWNELKYVIGVFFQFMKGFRTLHFVGPCVTVFGSARFGEDHVYYKQARQVSAKLAEQGFTIMTGGGPGIMEAANRGAKDVGGASVGCNIVLPHEQKHNPYMDKFVNIEYFFVRKELLRKYSFAFIIMPGGFGTLDEFFETLTLIQTKKLSQFPIVVMGLEYHKGIIEHVNEMIEAKTISPEDQDLLLFTDDIDEAVEHIRQYADTNRIVKLQEQNPNWILGEKKAV, from the coding sequence ATGAGTAATAAATTTGTCAGAGAAGAGATAAGTTTCCTCAAAGGTGCCCGTGGGCGTTGGAACGAGCTCAAATATGTAATCGGTGTTTTCTTTCAATTCATGAAAGGGTTTAGGACCTTGCACTTCGTGGGCCCCTGCGTAACGGTTTTTGGATCTGCACGATTTGGCGAAGACCATGTTTACTACAAACAAGCACGCCAGGTATCGGCAAAGCTCGCCGAGCAAGGCTTTACCATCATGACGGGTGGAGGTCCAGGTATAATGGAGGCCGCGAACCGCGGGGCTAAGGATGTTGGCGGCGCTTCGGTGGGTTGTAATATCGTATTGCCGCATGAACAGAAACATAATCCTTACATGGACAAATTCGTCAATATTGAGTACTTCTTCGTTCGTAAAGAACTCCTGCGAAAATATTCATTCGCTTTCATTATTATGCCGGGAGGATTCGGAACGCTGGACGAGTTTTTCGAAACCCTTACACTGATTCAGACGAAGAAACTATCGCAGTTCCCAATCGTTGTGATGGGCTTGGAATACCATAAAGGTATTATCGAGCATGTGAATGAAATGATTGAAGCAAAGACAATTAGCCCGGAAGATCAAGACTTACTCCTATTTACGGATGATATAGATGAAGCTGTAGAACATATTAGGCAATATGCAGACACCAACCGAATAGTTAAGCTGCAGGAACAAAACCCAAATTGGATATTGGGCGAGAAGAAAGCAGTTTAA
- a CDS encoding bifunctional 2-polyprenyl-6-hydroxyphenol methylase/3-demethylubiquinol 3-O-methyltransferase UbiG — protein sequence MNSKKLVSAKIEDFYNQASEEDRLSKGLGIFEFERIKALISRYLPKLGVVIDVGGGTGKYAEWLAKEGHDVHMVEPLDKHLKIAQKRSEKAKKSFKVIKGEAQRLDFKDGYADVVIMHGPLYHLQSEEARLRAISEAKRVLKPGGVVLGFAINYTASTIVGLLNGLIHGPSFLDMCKSELTTGIHNAPSDLPWVMAESFYHKPAQLKAEFAAAGLRFDKLFAVEGITWLDKHYFESMLNTKKRKNLDLITEITENDEHLLALSPHMMIAAFC from the coding sequence ATGAACAGCAAGAAATTGGTTAGCGCGAAGATTGAGGATTTCTACAATCAGGCTTCGGAAGAAGATAGACTCAGCAAGGGGTTGGGGATATTTGAATTTGAAAGGATCAAAGCATTAATTTCTAGGTATCTGCCGAAGTTGGGGGTGGTTATTGATGTTGGTGGTGGTACCGGCAAGTATGCGGAGTGGCTAGCTAAGGAAGGGCATGATGTTCATATGGTGGAACCTTTGGATAAGCATCTCAAGATCGCTCAAAAACGTTCGGAGAAGGCTAAGAAGTCTTTTAAGGTGATTAAAGGGGAAGCCCAGCGTCTGGATTTTAAAGACGGATATGCGGATGTGGTGATTATGCATGGTCCGTTGTATCATCTGCAAAGTGAGGAGGCGAGGCTGCGTGCTATTTCGGAGGCGAAACGTGTGCTTAAGCCTGGTGGGGTGGTATTGGGATTTGCAATCAACTATACGGCCTCGACTATTGTAGGTTTGTTGAATGGTTTGATTCATGGTCCCTCTTTTTTGGATATGTGCAAATCGGAGCTGACAACAGGTATTCATAATGCGCCGTCGGATTTGCCTTGGGTGATGGCGGAATCTTTCTACCATAAGCCCGCGCAACTAAAGGCAGAATTTGCGGCGGCGGGGTTGAGGTTTGATAAATTGTTTGCCGTGGAAGGTATTACCTGGCTTGACAAGCACTATTTTGAAAGTATGCTGAATACTAAGAAGCGGAAGAATCTGGACTTGATTACCGAGATTACGGAAAATGATGAGCATTTGCTTGCATTGAGTCCGCATATGATGATTGCGGCATTTTGTTAG
- a CDS encoding M60 family metallopeptidase, whose amino-acid sequence MKRTILTFAVACLMASMGYAQSAKEVKQTYEQLSIFEDPLALTLKKGTSKKIINKIADEHIRKHALNVLAGNYKSDYKLADYHAILSPSMLGHQLSIGDGYSKYQNITGVYLPVGKHIVLAEGIERGKEIKLIVPNWLRQAPDPKEPTKDPKGWGIEKEVFELQNGVNIIDLKDFGSLAYIYYFSENPQEEKPIRVHFLTGQVNGYFDSQKQNNADWDNLLDKAVYGVVDAKGKYIQTAYPVADLKKYAGGKGVELINNYDSLVHRQHRIMGLIKYNRVPENKILSRVNYNYYMFRDGDGVAYMGGKSGYAMAMVLDPARVISGDPCWGFSHEVGHVHQTRPKLSWGGLGEVSNNIYSLYVTTSFGNKSRISEQGNYAKARASIIDKKISYLQDPDVFNRLVPFWQLQLYYAGPGKKADFYPNLFETFRQQEAKENPWNRDRNPAVHQLNFVKTACEVAKEDLTDFFDQYGFFYVGEFEMDDYGKYDYRMTQAMVDKCKAEIKALNLPKPKGDISAMKD is encoded by the coding sequence ATGAAAAGAACCATTTTAACCTTTGCTGTAGCATGTTTGATGGCGTCGATGGGCTATGCTCAGAGCGCTAAGGAAGTTAAACAGACTTATGAGCAGTTATCTATTTTTGAAGATCCTCTGGCATTGACGCTGAAGAAAGGGACTTCCAAGAAAATCATCAACAAAATAGCGGATGAGCATATCCGCAAGCATGCTTTAAATGTGTTGGCGGGCAATTATAAGTCTGATTATAAATTAGCGGATTATCATGCGATTTTGTCGCCTTCGATGTTGGGCCATCAGCTAAGCATTGGGGATGGCTACAGCAAATATCAGAATATAACAGGTGTTTATTTGCCCGTTGGTAAGCATATCGTGCTTGCAGAAGGTATCGAGCGTGGCAAGGAAATAAAACTGATTGTTCCGAATTGGTTGAGACAGGCTCCTGATCCGAAGGAACCGACGAAGGATCCAAAGGGATGGGGAATTGAAAAGGAAGTGTTTGAACTTCAAAATGGCGTCAATATTATCGATCTAAAGGATTTCGGTAGTTTAGCATATATCTATTATTTCTCTGAAAATCCGCAAGAGGAAAAGCCTATCCGTGTTCACTTTTTGACAGGGCAGGTAAATGGTTACTTCGATAGCCAGAAACAAAACAATGCCGATTGGGATAACTTATTGGATAAAGCTGTCTATGGCGTTGTCGATGCGAAAGGGAAGTACATTCAAACGGCTTACCCAGTTGCCGATTTAAAGAAATATGCCGGAGGGAAAGGGGTAGAATTGATAAACAACTACGACTCCTTAGTACACCGTCAACACCGCATTATGGGATTGATCAAATACAATCGTGTACCGGAGAATAAGATCTTATCGCGCGTTAATTATAATTATTACATGTTCAGAGATGGTGATGGAGTTGCCTATATGGGGGGTAAAAGTGGTTATGCCATGGCGATGGTATTGGATCCAGCCCGGGTAATCAGTGGCGACCCTTGTTGGGGATTCAGCCATGAAGTAGGTCATGTGCACCAAACAAGACCGAAGTTAAGCTGGGGCGGATTAGGTGAGGTGAGTAATAATATTTACTCGCTTTATGTGACGACTTCTTTCGGCAATAAATCTAGAATTTCTGAGCAAGGAAACTACGCTAAAGCGCGCGCTTCCATCATCGATAAGAAAATTTCGTACCTGCAGGATCCCGACGTGTTTAACCGCCTGGTACCATTCTGGCAATTGCAACTTTACTATGCTGGGCCTGGTAAAAAGGCAGATTTCTACCCGAACTTGTTTGAAACTTTCCGTCAGCAAGAAGCGAAAGAGAATCCTTGGAATCGGGACAGAAACCCTGCGGTTCATCAGCTTAACTTCGTGAAAACCGCTTGTGAAGTAGCAAAAGAGGATTTAACGGATTTCTTCGATCAGTATGGTTTCTTCTATGTTGGCGAATTCGAAATGGATGATTACGGAAAGTATGATTACCGTATGACGCAAGCCATGGTCGATAAATGTAAAGCAGAAATTAAAGCGTTGAATCTTCCAAAACCAAAGGGAGATATCAGTGCAATGAAAGATTGA
- a CDS encoding NAD-dependent deacylase, which produces MKKIVVFTGAGISVESGLPTFRGADGLWEGHRIEEVATPEAWQRNPEMVQRFYNMRRKDCIRVEPNAAHRYLAEMEKDFDVQIITQNIDDLHERAGSSKVLHLHGQIRKSQSSMNPKLIYDIEGDEIAMDATRELGSPLRPHVVWFGEAVPNMVEASRLVRDADVFIIIGTSLQVYPAANLLFDCKPGCKIILIDPNAKQVAIPAQVHKIAESASKGVTYLAEILAK; this is translated from the coding sequence ATGAAAAAGATAGTCGTATTTACCGGCGCCGGTATTTCTGTAGAAAGTGGGCTGCCTACATTTCGCGGTGCCGATGGATTGTGGGAAGGGCATCGAATTGAAGAAGTTGCCACCCCGGAGGCATGGCAGCGCAATCCCGAAATGGTACAACGGTTTTATAATATGCGTCGAAAGGATTGTATCCGTGTAGAGCCGAATGCCGCCCATCGCTATTTAGCAGAAATGGAAAAAGACTTCGATGTACAGATTATCACCCAGAATATTGACGACCTGCATGAGCGAGCGGGAAGCAGCAAAGTGCTGCATCTGCACGGGCAGATTCGGAAATCGCAATCCTCAATGAATCCAAAATTAATATACGATATCGAAGGCGATGAGATTGCGATGGACGCCACTCGCGAGTTGGGTTCGCCCTTGCGCCCGCATGTGGTATGGTTCGGGGAGGCGGTGCCGAATATGGTAGAAGCATCCCGCCTTGTTCGAGATGCCGACGTGTTTATTATCATCGGAACATCCTTGCAGGTATATCCCGCTGCAAACTTATTATTCGATTGTAAGCCCGGCTGTAAAATCATACTGATCGACCCAAATGCGAAACAAGTAGCCATTCCTGCACAGGTTCATAAAATCGCGGAGTCAGCGAGCAAAGGTGTCACTTATTTGGCAGAAATACTAGCCAAATAA
- a CDS encoding ring-cleaving dioxygenase has protein sequence MTNKVLGLHHITAIANLAQRNYDFYSKVLGLRMVKKTVNFDDPGTYHFYYGDEKGSAGTILTFFPWEGIGRGRNGVGMATEIAYSVPEGSLDFWTERFGENNVLTGEVVERFGELYYPFLDPDGLNLSLVVPKAGDARTGWTTKEVTQDVASKGFHNTTLTLRELDPTAKVLIDLLGYQQVAEEGNRYRFATDTVDSANIIDILVDPNAGRAINTAGTNHHIAFRVKNDEDQLELREIIMSAGLQITPQIDRDYFHSLYFREPGGVLFEIATDNPGFDVDEPLDSLGSALKLPKQYEGSRAEIEKVLPQLEG, from the coding sequence ATGACAAATAAAGTATTAGGATTACACCACATCACAGCGATAGCAAATCTTGCTCAGCGCAACTATGATTTTTACAGCAAAGTATTGGGTTTAAGAATGGTGAAAAAGACGGTGAATTTTGATGATCCTGGAACCTATCATTTCTATTATGGGGACGAGAAAGGTTCGGCAGGGACTATATTGACTTTCTTTCCTTGGGAGGGCATTGGTCGCGGCCGCAACGGTGTGGGTATGGCGACCGAGATTGCCTACTCAGTTCCTGAGGGTAGTTTGGATTTCTGGACCGAGCGTTTCGGAGAAAACAATGTTTTGACGGGAGAGGTTGTGGAGCGTTTTGGTGAACTATACTATCCATTCTTGGATCCTGATGGATTGAATTTATCCTTAGTGGTTCCGAAAGCCGGCGATGCTAGAACCGGCTGGACCACGAAGGAAGTGACGCAGGATGTAGCAAGCAAGGGCTTTCATAACACGACTTTGACATTGCGCGAATTGGATCCCACTGCAAAGGTGTTGATAGATTTATTGGGCTATCAGCAAGTTGCGGAGGAAGGTAATCGCTATCGTTTTGCTACCGACACGGTGGATTCGGCAAATATCATTGATATTTTGGTTGATCCAAACGCCGGTCGTGCAATTAACACAGCGGGGACTAATCACCACATTGCATTCCGCGTAAAAAATGATGAAGACCAATTGGAGCTGCGTGAAATTATTATGAGCGCAGGATTGCAGATTACGCCACAGATTGATCGTGATTACTTCCATTCGCTTTATTTTCGCGAACCAGGTGGTGTATTATTCGAAATTGCGACCGACAACCCTGGCTTTGATGTGGATGAGCCATTAGATTCTTTAGGATCTGCTTTGAAATTGCCAAAACAATATGAAGGCAGCCGCGCGGAGATCGAGAAAGTATTGCCACAGTTGGAAGGATAA
- the metA gene encoding homoserine O-succinyltransferase, with translation MPVKIPDNLPAIELLKKENIFVMSDLRADTQDIRPMKLLVLNLMPLKISTETDFIRLLSNNPLQVELDFLRLATHNPKNTPEEHLELFYKNFEDIKENTYDGMIITGAPVEMMPFEQVTYWPEVTKIFDWARKHVFSTLYICWASQAALYHFYGVEKKPLDSKLFGVFKHTAWDKKDPLFRGFDDEFYIPHSRHTTILAEDVEAKKDITVLSASKEAGLAILSTRGGRELYLTGHSEYAPLTLHEEYTRDIEKGLEIDVPVNYYQDDKPELGPVVRWAGHANLLFNNWLNYYVYQETPYDLKQVPELGDIKING, from the coding sequence ATGCCAGTTAAGATACCAGATAATTTACCTGCGATAGAACTCCTTAAAAAGGAGAATATCTTTGTGATGAGTGATTTACGCGCGGATACTCAAGACATCCGACCGATGAAATTACTTGTGCTGAACTTAATGCCTCTAAAGATTTCTACAGAAACTGATTTTATCCGCCTGTTATCGAATAATCCTTTACAGGTGGAGCTGGATTTCTTGCGCCTAGCGACACATAATCCTAAGAATACGCCTGAAGAGCATCTAGAGCTGTTCTATAAAAACTTTGAAGATATTAAAGAGAATACCTACGATGGTATGATCATCACCGGGGCACCGGTTGAGATGATGCCTTTCGAGCAAGTCACCTATTGGCCAGAAGTAACCAAAATCTTCGACTGGGCAAGGAAACATGTGTTCTCTACCCTATATATCTGTTGGGCTTCCCAAGCTGCTCTTTACCATTTCTATGGTGTTGAAAAGAAACCGCTAGACAGCAAGCTGTTTGGTGTATTCAAACATACTGCCTGGGACAAGAAGGATCCACTATTCCGCGGTTTTGATGATGAATTCTATATTCCTCATAGTCGCCATACAACGATCCTCGCGGAGGATGTGGAAGCCAAGAAGGATATCACGGTGCTTTCAGCCTCTAAAGAAGCCGGATTAGCAATCTTATCGACCCGTGGTGGCCGTGAGCTTTATTTAACGGGACATTCGGAATACGCCCCGCTTACACTGCACGAAGAATATACCCGCGATATCGAAAAAGGGCTTGAGATCGACGTTCCTGTAAATTATTATCAGGATGACAAGCCTGAGCTTGGCCCTGTAGTGCGCTGGGCAGGTCACGCTAATCTGCTGTTCAACAACTGGCTGAACTACTATGTCTACCAAGAAACTCCATACGACCTGAAACAAGTTCCTGAATTAGGGGATATTAAGATTAATGGGTAA
- a CDS encoding ATP cone domain-containing protein has translation MLVKKYSGELVPFDESSLRRSLMRSGASDGEVQMVYASIKNKLYDGISTRELYEMAFDALKSKKNSYAARYSLKRALRELGPEGFYFEKWVARLFQEDGFEAITGQTVQGHAVTHEIDVVAAKGDVMLAVECKFRNDEDAKISVTTPMYFKSRVTDVTGIEYPFFNAHRQFTDGWLVTNAYLTTDSIKFGEYYKMNLLSWDYPNGQSIKARVDNTGEYPITCLTNLTSQDKAMLLKNQCICVKDLLKDPKVLSHIQIPADKQKQIMQEAEELINSPIEHE, from the coding sequence ATGCTGGTAAAGAAGTATTCGGGCGAACTGGTCCCCTTTGATGAATCAAGCTTGAGAAGATCATTGATGCGCTCGGGCGCTTCGGATGGGGAAGTTCAGATGGTATATGCCTCTATCAAAAATAAATTATACGATGGCATTAGCACGCGAGAGCTCTATGAAATGGCTTTCGACGCCTTAAAATCAAAGAAAAACTCCTATGCGGCTCGTTATAGCTTAAAGCGCGCTCTTCGCGAATTAGGACCCGAGGGTTTCTATTTTGAAAAATGGGTAGCGCGACTTTTTCAGGAAGATGGCTTCGAAGCGATTACCGGACAGACCGTGCAAGGACATGCTGTAACGCATGAGATTGATGTTGTTGCTGCAAAAGGCGATGTGATGCTTGCAGTGGAATGTAAATTCCGCAATGATGAGGACGCAAAAATTTCTGTGACAACACCAATGTACTTTAAATCTAGAGTGACGGACGTGACGGGAATTGAATATCCCTTTTTCAATGCACACCGTCAGTTTACCGATGGCTGGTTAGTAACCAATGCCTACCTCACTACAGACTCGATTAAGTTTGGAGAGTATTATAAGATGAATTTATTGTCCTGGGATTACCCGAACGGACAGAGCATTAAAGCGCGTGTAGACAATACCGGCGAATATCCGATAACTTGCTTAACTAACTTAACCTCACAGGATAAAGCGATGTTATTAAAGAATCAATGCATCTGCGTAAAGGATCTTTTAAAGGATCCGAAGGTGCTTAGCCATATACAGATTCCTGCAGACAAGCAAAAGCAAATTATGCAGGAAGCCGAGGAATTAATAAATAGCCCAATAGAACATGAGTAA
- a CDS encoding DUF2892 domain-containing protein, translating into MSGILNYAFDALKNKLDASCHDGNVGTSERILSVVAGGFLLGRGIKSIVKHPMTAFSGITLGGALIYRGVTGYCPIKDSVESKEPEATVIEHRYFVK; encoded by the coding sequence ATGAGCGGAATATTAAACTATGCCTTTGATGCGCTAAAGAACAAACTCGATGCGAGTTGTCATGATGGGAATGTAGGGACATCGGAACGTATATTGTCTGTAGTCGCTGGCGGATTCTTGTTAGGACGAGGAATTAAATCTATTGTAAAACATCCGATGACAGCTTTCTCGGGCATTACGCTCGGTGGTGCGCTGATTTATCGTGGTGTTACAGGATATTGCCCCATCAAAGACTCTGTAGAGTCTAAAGAGCCAGAGGCAACCGTTATTGAACATCGCTATTTCGTAAAATAG